In Phragmites australis chromosome 16, lpPhrAust1.1, whole genome shotgun sequence, one DNA window encodes the following:
- the LOC133895395 gene encoding serine/threonine-protein phosphatase 2A 65 kDa regulatory subunit A beta isoform-like, giving the protein MAMIDEPLYPIAVLIDELKNEDIQLRLNSIRRLSTIARALGEERTRKELIPFLSENNDDEDEVLLAMAEELGVFIPYVGGVEHAHVLLPPLETLCTVEETCVRDKAVESLCRIGAQMKEIDIVDWFVPVVKRLASGEWFTARVSSCGLFHIAYPSASEPLKAELRTIYGQLCQDDMPMVRRAAASNLGKFAATVEQGNLKTEIMSIFDDLTQDDQDSVRLLAVEGCAALGKLLEPQDCATHILPVIVNFSQDKSWRVRYMVANQLYELCEAVGPEPTRADLVPAYVRLLRDNEAEVRIAAAGKVTKFCRILSPQLAIQHILPCVKELSSDSSQHVRSALASVIMGMAPVLGKDATIEQLLPIFLSLLKDEFPDVRLNIISKLDQVNQVIGIDLLSQSLLPAIVELAEDRHWRVRLAIIEYIPLLASQLGVGFFDDKLGALCMQWLEDKVFSIRDAAANNLKRLAEEFGPDWAMQHIIPQVLEKINNPHYLYRMTTLQAISLLAPIMGADITCQQLLPVVIASSKDRVPNIKFNVAKVLQSLVPILDQSVVEKAVKPCLVELGEDPDVDVRYYANQALQACDQMMISS; this is encoded by the exons ATGGCTATGATCGATGAGCCTCTGTACCCGATTGCTGTACTGATTGATGAACTGAAAAATGAAGATATTCAGTTACGTCTGAACTCCATCAGAAGACTTTCTACTATTGCCCGGGCACTTGGTGAAGAAAGAACAAGGAAAGAATTAATTCCCTTCCTTAGTGAAaacaatgatgatgaggatgaggtgCTTCTTGCAATGGCGGAAGAGTTGGGTGTGTTTATTCCTTATGTTGGAGGTGTAGAGCATGCGCATGTTTTGCTTCCCCCATTGGAAACTTTGTGTACTGTGGAGGAGACCTGCGTCAGAGATAAGGCAGTTGAGTCGTTGTGTCGAATTGGAGCACAGATGAAGGAAATTGATATTGTGGACTGGTTCGTCCCTGTTGTAAAG AGGTTGGCGTCTGGTGAGTGGTTCACAGCTCGAGTATCGTCATGTGGCCTTTTTCACATCGCCTATCCTAGTGCATCTGAACCACTGAAGGCAGAATTAAGGACCATTTATGGCCAGTTATGCCAAGATGACATGCCTATGGTAAGAAGAGCTGCTGCATCAAATCTTGGAAAGTTTGCTGCAACAGTTGAACAGGGCAATTTGAAGACAGAAATCATGTCAATATTTGATGATTTAACTCAAGATG ACCAAGATTCGGTGCGACTATTGGCAGTTGAGGGTTGTGCTGCTCTTGGGAAGTTGTTAGAGCCCCAAGACTGTGCAACACATATTCTTCCAGTTATTGTAAATTTCTCTCAG GATAAATCGTGGCGCGTGCGTTATATGGTGGCCAATCAATTGTATGAGCTCTGTGAAGCTGTTGGTCCTGAGCCTACAAG GGCTGATCTGGTACCTGCATATGTTCGCCTTCTTCGTGATAACGAAGCTGAAGTGCGAATTGCAGCTGCTGGAAAAGTTACAAAATTTTGCAGGATATTAAGCCCACAACTCGCTATCCAACATATTCTCCCATGTGTCAAG GAATTATCATCAGATTCATCGCAGCATGTCCGTTCAGCATTGGCTTCAGTTATTATGGGGATGGCCCCTGTATTGGGAAAG GATGCCACGATTGAGCAACTTCTTCCAATTTTTCTCTCTTTGCTGAAGGATGAGTTTCCTGATGTTCGACTCAACATAATAAGCAAACTTGATCAAGTTAATCAG GTTATCGGAATCGACTTGCTATCGCAATCACTTCTACCAGCTATTGTAGAACTTGCAGAGGATAGGCACTGGAGAGTTCGGCTTGCCATAATTGAGTACATACCTTTGTTGGCAAGTCAGTTAGGTGTTGGATTTTTTGATGACAAGTTAGGGGCACTTTGCATGCAGTGGTTGGAAGATAag GTTTTCTCAATCAGAGATGCTGCTGCCAACAACTTGAAGCGTTTGGCCGAAGAATTCGGCCCTGACTGGGCAATGCAGCATATAATCCCTCAG GTTCTGGAGAAGATAAACAACCCACATTATCTGTATCGAATGACCACTTTGCAAGCTATTTCTTTGCTGGCCCCCATCATGGGTGCTGACATTACATGCCAACAGCTGCTCCCTGTTGTCATCGCTTCCTCAAAGGACAG GGTGCCAAACATTAAATTCAATGTCGCCAAAGTTCTGCAGTCACTCGTACCCATCCTTGATCAATCT GTTGTGGAGAAGGCAGTGAAACCATGCCTTGTTGAGCTCGGTGAGGACCCAGATGTAGATGTAAGGTACTATGCAAACCAGGCCCTTCAGGCATGTGACCAAATGATGATTTCAAGCTAA